The following nucleotide sequence is from Zingiber officinale cultivar Zhangliang chromosome 10A, Zo_v1.1, whole genome shotgun sequence.
tggtagttgcctatctagtttattagagttctgttatttttattgtcattttgtatgaacaatagttagtctatttcattcatgtcagttggttatatgttaacaatttgtagcataattttatattaatgatatgttcatttatttatgttgtttgcttgacgtgatgcatgattagttcatgatgaattaaaatgattagttcatttaattaaaaaaaatatgatatattaaatgattagttcatttaattaatgaattcatgatattataaatgattagttcatttgttgggatgtatgtaatagaattgattaatattaatttgattggtcatacggatgatgagtgaaaacatagttgtcacttgattttgtaaaccaattcaaagtaatattaagtcaatcataaattgcatacatatgatttacactgaatactaaataatgtgtttatttataatagattatggcaaccaaaaacataatagctgaactcaacaaaggtgagaaacttaatggggataactacaagatctggcacctcaagatacaatatgtacttgaggaacaagaagttctagaagctgtaaatcaggttatggaagtacctgtagatggtcccactgcacaacacagacgagatcttgatgcctataaggcatggaagaaaaaggactccactgcaaagggtatattgattagttcaatggtagacgacctagcttttgaatatgagtcatatcttacggctcatgaagtctgggttgcccttaaagaaaaatacagtggagtaagtctgagcaagcttcgacaactgacaattaaatttgacagctacaaaaagtgTCTGAacgtatcaatggttcaacacctcagggagatgtcgaacatgattcgggagcttaaaactgctggtcatgagttgactgatgaacaacaggttcaagcagttatacgttcacttccagattcttgggaaaccatgaagcagaccttaactcacagtgagagtatcaagactttcactgacgtctcacgccatgtagaattggaggcggagagagttgaatccgcaaggatttctggacaagcctatgtggctgtgggttctgcaggatcatatggatccaagaagacatggttcaagaaagggaagggaaagaagagggaagctgctgttgtgggacaaggcccaatcaagaagatagtcaagaagactgaaaagaaacctaaaaacaagttgacttgttttaactgtggcaaaaagggccactttgctcAGGAGTGCACTGAgcagaaaaaggtaaatccaagtgtgtcttcttttcaagagcattttgttgctagttcagtgttgttagctgattcttatcctttgtggattatagattcgggagcaaccaaccatgtagcttgggaacgagttacatttgttgagtaccgtcgggtaccagctggcaacaagtggatctatgtgggaaataatgcaagagttgaagtcaaaggagtcggcacttgcaaactcaacctacgtggtggtagagttttatttctacatgatgtcctgtatgctcttgAAATTTGACGGAATCTTATTttcgttacgtgtcttcttgatttagggtattgtattaatttttacaatcggtctgttgaacttaagattgactcagtgtcaatcggatatgattttttaacaaatggttttatggttcttgatgtagaaccagatgtcaattatgctattgatggttgtttttcaaacattgctttaactagtgatgcagatataactgatgaggtttggcatgctagattaggacacataggacaagaacgaatgaatcggttagctagagaggatctattgggcactcgagctaaaatttaattgtctatatgtgagcattgtcttgctggaaaagcaactaggaaaccatttggtaaggttattagatctgaatcaacattgcagttaattcattcggatatttgtggtccaatgaatgtgaaggctagacatggagcttcctatttcattacatttattgatgatttctctaggttcggtcatgtgtatttgatttctcacaaatccgaagcattagattgcttcattcgttatatgaacgaagttgagaatcaaacggaacgtaaagttaagactttacgcactgaccgtggaggggagtatttgtctgatatgttcaagacaatatgtaatgatagagggattattagacagttaacaatccctggaactccacagcaaaatggggtagctgaaagaagaaataggactcttcttgaaatggttaggtctatgatggcgcaagctaatttgccaatctcctattggggagatgcattacagcctatatacttaacaaagtgccttcaaagtcagttctatctaccccatatgaacgttggacagacagaaaatcagatttaagtaatctgagaccttgggggtcagctgcttatgttcatgatagttctcacaagtatggaaaactagggcctagaggtaagaaatgtatctttataagatatcatgcgACCTCCAaaagttatgttttcataggtgagcaactagatggaaccatctctaaatagactcgagagatgcgacttttctcgaaacagagttcccaatcagaggtaatgttgataaaaatattcctctatttgaggaggatgagatattatcaacaagagaggtgtcaaaagggatacctgagtctagtcaaccgagtgggagtgatatgccgagtcatgagttgacttctcaacagcccaacttacggagaagtgttcgtaagatcaaacctaagaagaggtttgatattgagaatgagatattggttacacttccaattgacgacgacgagcctcaatccattgaggaagcattgggatgtagagttagagaaaaatggaaagctgcaatggttgaagagatggagtccatgattcaaaatcatgtttgggacttagtcgatcttcctccgggccgaagggctattgggaataaatggattctcaaaataaagaggaaagcagatggatcgattaacagatacaaaactcgtttagttgcaaaaagatatacccaaatggagggtattgattttgaagagacattttctcccgtagtgaaatttgtatcaataagagttattttggcctttgtggcacattatgacttagaattacatcaaatggatgtaaaaaccgctttccttaacggtgatcttgatgaagaaatctatatggttcaaccagaaggtttcattgttgaaggccaagagcaaaaggtatgtagacttagaaagtctatatatgggctaaagcaagcgtcaagacaatggaacataagatttaacgaagtcattttatcttatggttttgaaatgatcaatgaggatcattgtgttttcctgaaacaggaaaaaggaaagtatgtcattttgtcattatatgttgatgatatgctgatagctggaaatgacataggatatgtgaatgaagtcaagaagtggctgtcatcacaatttgatacaacagatatgggagaagctgaatacatcttaggggtgaagatcataagagatcgttctaaaagacttttgggtctgtcacaagagtcttatataaataagatgttacatcatttcagcatgtctaattgcaacatagaacatacacctattgtgaaaggtactgtgttgagcaagagtatgtgtcctaaaactccagaggaaatagctgagatgaataaaaaatcatatgccagtgctattggtagtttgatgtacactatgttgtgtacacgtcccgatatcagctatgttgtgggcttggtcagtcgcttccagtcaaacccaggaccgagacactggaaggcagtaaaaaggatattcagatatctgaaggcgacaacagattattgtctatgttttcaaggatcagatatgagtctgaaaggttattcagatgcagattgggctggagacctggatgatagaaaatccacatcaggctatgcattcttgctgaatggtggcgccatctcctggaacagcaagaaacaagcttgtgtagctttgtcgactatggaagctgaatatgtggcatgttcagcagctgtgcaagaagcagtctggttgagaaggtttctgaagcatctgaaaattgctgaggatagtgggagtccagtaactgtctactgtgacaatcaagctgcaatagctttttccaaggatcccaaatatcatagcaaaggcaagcatatagaaattaaatataattatgtaagggatattgtggctaaaagaaaaatcatccttgagtatgtccctacacgtgttatgcttgcagatccttttactaagccaatgactaaagagtcatttaaagaacatgtaaagtctttgggatttcgtagaatgtaacaatattgaaataacaatcaaactttgtgttatgattgtgtaatttgccataatttattcagtgtatatgttgtattgttacattcatgtaagatctcggtgagcatgttggcaggtggagattggtccactcacatggacaatcatctctgtttgttaagtataaataggagtaagaccgttacttataaaacagcttacgtagctgaaattatgaaattagagacagattcataagttgaggtcgccttgataattgtgtcaagatgagatcatttatgtgtaaataatgatcgaagtaaatgaacccaccatttactgaacctgttgaaagccagattagaattcatatgttgaattcaggattagacgttaggtatgtctagatcaaaatctgtacgatgttaaatttgaagacaacatgcactctttttagtaaagagaataacatcgtagcatgtgattcataccacatgtgctattgcgacaataaagatagtaggagaatgaatccccgtttctctactatgtgagacctttgagattatatgttaatctcaattttttgccttagtgactatttagctgtctacttgaagttttaatcagtgtctgctactttagcgtgtatcctatgcctatggatgattcggtctatggagcataactaagaaagcgactgattaaaatgaattgattctagctaaaaagaaagattaaatatatttacatcttttgttgttattcactggtcgacccatttctgttatgtacggaaatgaatgtgaatattggatatggaacatgctcatgatataatggtcattataagggattagagatgttcatatcgatgtaaatgaaaattatttaatctgggtaaatagcaagacatggatatcttcaagataatggctgtgtgtcatttgaagattggatggatcctggataaaggctatgtgccaccaggaaagtggctaagtgccataaagagtgtgtctctaatttatttgagtggctaagtaaagtgtaacaactttattagcattgattgctcaaagagcgactaagtcaaggtgtaacaatcttcttagcaactatcgctcagtgtgcttgctgtcgcacgaaccattttctctaagtatgaattggatgttctcatatggtctatgtgaccaaactctctaatagtctatgtgacttattaagtctttgtgacttacctgaatgaactagtcttagtgacttaccttggacgagtgggagatgttggaaatggggatagtggggaacgtggcccatgttccccactacacataatggaaaagtccattatgcccctagtgtatttccctatataaagggggtccgtccaaggctcagggggTGTGAAATTAGgcgttggagacgagagtaagaggagaacatccaaggcggcgggatttggtttgtggaattgcagagggctttccgatcttgtgatcgctcttccgatagcgagtttcgccattgccgattgtggatctgcgggagatcgctgtaaattTTTATCGCATTTAATTAATTTGTCTATAATACATTTAGAACATATTTTTTTACAAGTACTGTATACATTAATATCTtgcagctagctagctagctagagtAGTCCTCAATAATAAATGATAATCCCAAACATAATTTGCATACCTAGTAGGCAACTATAACCAGGACCCTGATCCTACACTTGGAAAGGAGTTGATCAGGTGTGCATAATCGATCGGGTTCCACCAACCATGTGCAGCAAATTAATTAAAGCTTGCTACCTTTTACTCCAAACCAAAGGACCACGGCCCCAACAAACTTAAGCAAACGGCAGATAATTAAGCTGCAGCCCTGAACAGTCGCCTTCCTACTCGCGGTCACACTTATTTCTCACCACCATAAGATTTACGTACATGAAATGAAATAAGGAGAAATTAAATCTAATGGGTACTATCTTTAGTACTGTGGCTGATCAGTTTCGCGCACTGGCGTTAACTTGTTAGTTCTCCGACCTCCGCGATGCTCTCGAGAGCTGGCTTCCACTGGCCATGGCGTGCGGCTCCACTACTTGACATGTTGCTTCTCGTCATCATGTCTCGAACCAATTCCTCCAGCTCCTTGTCCACTTCTGCCTCCACTTGATGCTCTTCCGGTTGCTGAGAATGCATCTGCCAAATTCAATTCATTAGCAAAGATCATTTAAGAACATCACGCATTGTTGAATCTCTGTATTGAAATGGTATTTAATTTTGGGATCTGATAATTACCCACGCATGACGCACCGCACTGACAGTACTGTCGGGGTCGGTCGTGCAGGCTCTGTATCCGTCTTCGCCTTTCACAGTGCTGGAGCCAGCTTTCTCCTCCTGTTTAGCGAGCAGCCGGCTCAGCCTGACGTGTCTCTTCGACGCGAACTCCCTCAGCACCTCtgccagaaaatttctaaacaaATTAGAAAGGAAGATCGATCAGGAGTAGTCGGCAGAACGCATCGTCAGACCTTCGAAGCTGACGAGGCGGTAGACGTGGCCGATGAGGAGGGTGTCGTCGGGGGGAAGCAGTTTAAGGTACGTCACTGGCTTCCTTCGCTGGTGATGGGAGGTGGAGGGAGACGGACGGCAGACGTTGGAGGTGATCATAGCTGCGACGTAGTGACCGGGGTTGGCGGCCATGACTTGGGTGGCGGGGAGGGACCAGTAGGACTTTTCCAGTCTCCCATCGCGGTGTTGGATCACCACCGTGGCTGCGACGTCCGCCGCTTGGCAATTCCCCATGGCCGGAGGAAAGAAGGAATTTCAGTCTTTGTGAATCTACGACCAGGTGACATTTAAAGTCTGCAAGGACGAGGAAGCATTTATTCGTGAGGGGATATGCTTCACAGTGCAACTTACAATCCACATATATATTTTGATTCAATTGCAAGTTAACGTGCTTCAGCCCGCAACTGAATATGCCCTCCAGGAGTCAAGCCATCATATACCAATATGTACataaaaaatatgaaataatttttaaaattgaataatatatatatatatatatatatatatatatatatatatatatatatatacgagaTTGATATGCTGCGCGCCTGCACAGTGCGCGATTGTGCGCGCAGCATATCAatcggtattttttattttttttattagtttttaaattaaaaaataattaaaaaatttctttacgattttatttttagggttcaggTTTTGGTTGTAAtgttaaagctatttttttttttagattttacctatggggtttaggctttccaattagattatagtatttgatttaaaaaaaatattaaaataaaattaatttaagtatttattgagtattgtaatatgttaaggggatatattaaggtattaaaaattaggaaatatttaattttttaattgattttttaaatttaaaatattaaaaaaaacgaaaaaaaaaaaaaaaaaaccgagcgatctcctgcgcgcgcgcacagtcgcgcactgtacgagcgcgcaggagatcactcctctatatatatatatataaagccaCAAGTAGATCAAGTTAACTTGACACAACTGATTATAGCCACCTCATTGATGTGATTCAACTGATTAGTACTGCTATTGATCCAACGAGTTAAGTCAATTGGACTTGCAAGTTCGAAAAAATAGACAGCTTTTCATTCTTTCCGTCTTTTTCCCCGCTCCAAGTAAAGGCATTAATGTACGGCTACTAAACTAgcaatttgtaaatattttcacgCTGTCTCTGCAGGGCAATTAAACAAATAATAATTGTATTTGTCATATACGTATTAATTAGACCCCTGATTAATTAATTCCTGACCGTATCAGACAATAAGTTGTTGGTTTAGGCGATCTTTCCTACTCCTACACCTCGTTTTATATATGTTACTAACCATGAGAAAAGCAAGAGTGAAACTTGCAGGTTGATCAAGTTATACTGGAAATGTTAAATCACCAGAAGTGTCCAGGAAGGATGCAGACGCAATTAGCTAACAAAACGCCAGTgtgataattatatatatattcatttagTTTCACCAAACGATTATTTTGAGATTGCTAGATGTTTCTGCTTGCTGCCATTTCACACTTCAGTACATAGGAGACATCAGACACAGTAGAGTATGCATTAACTTAAATTCGCAGTCTTCCTTAATTTCTCCTCTATTTCAAATATAGAAAGAGACTACCACGCTACCACGAACTCTTACTCATGGGAATGATTTTTGAAATGCAATTTACTTGACTTTCCCAACATTTTTTGATGCAATAACTTTGTTCTTCCTCTTGTCGTTCTCTTTGAGTCACCTACCAGATATTGTGTCAATGAAGCCTAAAGATTTTGTTAGTATCTTACACGAGTGTAATCTAAGATTAAATCTACTTCATCAACGTCGTTATTAATTGATTACAATTTGTATCAATTAAATATATAGCCAACCTCTTCATATGATCAATTTTAAGGCGAAGAATACAATcaattaaagattaaattaattaatcattaattaaataaaccTAAGAATATAAGAAAAATGTATAGGAATAATTACCCAATTTTGACCTTCTCCCTTGCATCTCCACTGCCGCCGCCCATCGCCCGATCGCCCCAAGCGCCATCGCATCATCCTCGGCCGGAGTCGCCGTCGCCGATTGCCGGAAGGGAGGAGTCAACGCAAGGGGACGAAGGCTACTTCTCTCCCTCTCGCGATTTCTCCATCGCGCCATCGCCGCCGCCCCATCCTCGGATCGCCGCGAGCACCGACACCGTCGCCCTTCGTCGGTGCCAAGTCAGCCAGTCGTCGCTGTCTCTCCTTTGCCCCGGCTCGCCACCACAGCAGCCGCCGCGAGGCCTCCCCAGCAGCCACTGTCGCGTCGCCGCGTTTCGCTGCAACGCCGTTGCATGCACATCGTCGTTGTGACAATTGTGCGCCTTTCCTAGCGGCCCTAGGCTGTCGCCTACTCTGTTTTCCGCGACGAAACAGCCTTTCTGTGGCTATCGGCGCATTCGCGCATCACCGTCGCAGCTGTCTTCAACGCTGGCCAAGAGCCAACCGCCGCTGTCTGTGTGACTAGTCGAATCCAACCACCGCTGTCGCCGCCGAGAGCCCACCATCGGAAACAGAGGTGAAGTTTGAGGGTAACGACGTCTAAACATCTTGGGTTACTGgaatttggaattttttttttttttgcaatgcaTAGGTGAATAAATGTGATATGTATATGAGTTTTGGGTTGATGAAATGAAATTGAATACAAATTTATTAAAAGATGAACAATGGTAATTGTAAGAATAGTTCTCTCCACGGTTCTTCTATGTATGGTTGTACATGATACAGTTGAGGATACAAGGAGAATTAGGTTAAGGATAAATCTAATATCTGATTTATTTTATAGATTGATCCAACTAGGATTTTCCTAATTGGATTTGGGATTTAGGTTATTGATGCATGATGGAATTAGTTAAACGGTACAATTTGTTACagaactctgattcgagacgagcacttcgaTATAAGAATTGTTTAGCTCAATCTACATTCAAGTCAGATAcctcttgctttgtttctttagtGTTTTGTCCTTAATGAATGAGCTATGATTAGATAGTCAACCGTATTTATTTAGACTCTATTCACATTACTTCTTGAGTTTAATACTTTTTTTGtttgatctttaagatgatcaaCTTGATACGTATATAgtcatatacacacacacacatatatatatatatatatagagagagagtgagagagagagagagagagagagagagagagagagagagaccagGTGAGGTAACGTAGGGAGAGATCTAAGGGAAGAAGAATTGACCTAtagaaaatagttttaatttttgagtATTGCCtctacttatatatttttttagtagGCCAaaactctaatatttttataatttcataCACCTCTAGGAATTGGGGCAATTGCCCCGCCAAAGTGATACATGGTTTCGCCCTtggttgcgtgtgtaatataatacatgaacGCACCGCTCATAAACTAAGTAAGGGGTGCACTAGATCCATGTAATAGTGCAATGCTAGGGTGAAGCTCGAAAATCCCAATAGTAAACTACTATAACGGACTCacccttataaaaaattaatttaatatcatacttgatcttagccaaaaagcTGAGAAAAATTCTCATTAATACGGCGCAACTAAGTCTCGAACTTTAGATtcctgattgattaatgagaaaattttcCAATAATAAAGCGCAGCTAAGTCTTAAACTCTAGATCCctgattgattaatgaaaaaATTCCTAATAATACGCTACAGCTGAATCTCAAACTCTAGATCATTAATTGATGCATTtatgaaaattactaataaaccttaaatttattttcagagtgaatagaaaaaagaacattaatgtaattttattttggaTTTCATCGAAATTTATTAGTAAGGGGGGAGATTCAATCCTTTTCCACATGAATCTTGGCTAGATTTACGACGGAAAACTAATTTTTGTCTCAAATCTGTGATAAATTTTGGGGCGAATCATGATTCGTCGCTTATTTGGGACGAAATAATATTTGtcgcaaatttgcaacaaatcctGGTTTGTTGCAAAATTAAGataattttgcaacaaaaaaaaattatcgcAAATTTTTtcccaaaaacaaaaaaaaaattctaga
It contains:
- the LOC122027725 gene encoding uncharacterized protein LOC122027725 isoform X2; amino-acid sequence: MGNCQAADVAATVVIQHRDGRLEKSYWSLPATQVMAANPGHYVAAMITSNVCRPSPSTSHHQRRKPVTYLKLLPPDDTLLIGHVYRLVSFEEVLREFASKRHVRLSRLLAKQEEKAGSSTVKGEDGYRACTTDPDSTVSAMHSQQPEEHQVEAEVDKELEELVRDMMTRSNMSSSGAARHGQWKPALESIAEVGELTS
- the LOC122027725 gene encoding uncharacterized protein LOC122027725 isoform X1, whose amino-acid sequence is MGNCQAADVAATVVIQHRDGRLEKSYWSLPATQVMAANPGHYVAAMITSNVCRPSPSTSHHQRRKPVTYLKLLPPDDTLLIGHVYRLVSFEEVLREFASKRHVRLSRLLAKQEEKAGSSTVKGEDGYRACTTDPDSTVSAVRHAWMHSQQPEEHQVEAEVDKELEELVRDMMTRSNMSSSGAARHGQWKPALESIAEVGELTS